ACCGTCTTCCGCCTGCAGCACTCCACGCGCACGGGCCGCTACGACATCTTCAAGAAGTACACGTCCCGCGTGAACGAGCAGTCCGAGCGCCTGATGACACTGCGCGGCCTGTTCGGCTTCCAGTCGGACCGCCAGCCGATCTCCATCGATGAGGTCGAGCCGGCCAGCGAGATCGTCAAGCGGTTCTCGACGGGCGCCATGTCGTACGGCTCCATCTCCAAGGAGGCGCACGAGACCCTCGCCATCGCCATGAACCAGCTGGGCGGCAAGTCCAACACCGGTGAGGGCGGCGAGGACCCGGACCGCCTGTACGACCCGGCGCGCCGCTCGGCGATCAAGCAGGTCGCCTCCGGCCGCTTCGGCGTGACCTCCGAGTACCTGGTCAACGCGGACGACATCCAGATCAAGATGGCCCAGGGCGCCAAGCCCGGCGAGGGCGGCCAGCTGCCCGGCCACAAGGTCTACCCGTGGGTGGCCAAGACCCGTCACTCGACGCCGGGTGTCGGCCTGATCTCCCCGCCGCCGCACCACGACATCTACTCCATCGAGGACCTGGCCCAGCTGATCCACGACCTCAAGAACGCCAATCCGGCGGCACGTATCCACGTGAAGCTGGTGTCGGAGGTCGGCGTCGGCACGGTCGCCGCGGGTGTCTCCAAGGCACACGCGGACGTGGTCCTCATCTCCGGCCACGACGGCGGTACGGGCGCCTCCCCGCTCACCTCGCTGAAGCACGCCGGTGGTCCCTGGGAGCTCGGCCTCGCCGAGACCCAGCAGACCCTGCTGCTCAACGGCCTGCGCGACCGGATCGTCGTGCAGACCGACGGTCAGCTCAAGACCGGCCGTGACGTGGTCATCGCCGCGCTGCTCGGCGCCGAGGAGTTCGGTTTCGCGACCGCTCCGCTCGTCGTCTCCGGCTGCGTGATGATGCGCGTCTGCCACCTGGACACCTGCCCGGTCGGCATCGCCACCCAGAACCCGGTCCTGCGCGAGCGCTTCGCCGGCAAGGCCGAGCACGTGGTGAACTTCTTCCGGTTCATCGCCGAGGAGGTCCGCGAGCTGCTGGCCGAGTTGGGCTTCCGCTCCATCGAGGAGGCCGTCGGCCACGCCGAGGTGCTGGACGTCGAGCGCGCGGTGGACCACTGGAAGGCGCAGGGCCTGAACCTGGAGCCGCTGTTCCACGTGCCCGACCTGCCCGAGGGCGCGGTGCGCCACCGGCTGATCGAGCAGGACCACGGCCTGGAGAAGGCGCTGGACAACGAGCTGATCAAGCTCGCCGCCGACGCCCTGGCCGTGAACGACGCGACCGAGGCCCAGCCGGTGCGCGCCCAGGTCGCCATCCGCAACATCAACCGCACGGTCGGCACCATGCTCGGCCACGAGGTGACGAAGAAGTTCGGCGGCGCGGGTCTGCCCGACGACACCATCGACATCACCTTCACCGGCTCCGCCGGCCAGTCCTTCGGCGCGTTCCTGCCGCGCGGTGTCACGCTGCGCCTGGAGGGCGACGCCAACGACTACGTCGGCAAGGGCCTCTCCGGCGGCCGTGTCGTCGTCCGCCCGGACCGCGCGGCCGACCACCTCGCCGAGTACTCGACCATCGCGGGCAACACCATCGCCTACGGCGCCACCGGCGGCGAGCTGTTCCTGCGCGGCCGTACCGGCGAGCGGTTCTGCGTCCGCAACTCCGGCGCGCTGGTCGTCTCCGAGGGCGTGGGCGACCACGGCTGCGAGTACATGACCGGCGGTCACGCGGTCGTCCTCGGCCCGACCGGCCGCAACTTCGCGGCGGGCATGTCCGGCGGTATCGCCTACGTCATCGACCTCGACCGCGACAACGTCAACTCCGGCAACTCCGGGTCGGTCGAGGCGCTGGACGAGGCGGACAAGCAGTGGCTGCACGACGTGGTGCGCCGCCACGCCGAGGAGACCGGCTCGACGGTCGCCGAGAAGCTGCTCGCCGACTGGGATCAGGCCGTGGAGCGGTTCAGCAAGATCATCCCCAGCACGTACAAGGCAGTGCTCGCCGCCAAGGACGCCGCCGAGCGAGCCGGTCTCTCCCAGACCGAGATCACCGAGAAGATGATGGAGGCGGCGATCAATGGCTGACCCGAAGGGCTTCCTGAACCACGGCCGCGAGGTCGCCCAGACCCGTCCCGTCGGTGACCGCGTCAAGGACTGGAACGAGGTCTACGTCCCCGGCTCCCTGCTGCCGATCATCAGCAAGCAGGCCAGCCGCTGCATGGACTGCGGCATCCCGTTCTGCCACAACGGCTGCCCGCTGGGGAACCTGATCCCCGAGTGGAACGACTACGCCTACCGCGAGGACTGGGCCGCCGCCCAGGAGCGCCTGCACGCGACCAACAACTTCCCGGAGTTCACCGGTCGCCTCTGCCCGGCCCCCTGCGAGTCGGCGTGCGTGCTCGGCATCAACCAGCCGCCGGTCACCATCAAGAACGTCGAGGTCTCGATCATCGACAAGGCGTGGGACGCGGGCACCGTCGCCCCGCAGATCCCCGAGCGCCTGTCCGGCAAGACGGTCGCGGTCATCGGCTCGGGCCCGGCGGGTCTCGCCGCCGCCCAGCAGCTGACCCGGGCCGGCCACACGGTCGCCGTCTACGAGCGCGCGGACCGCGTCGGAGGCCTCTTGCGGTACGGCATCCCCGAGTTCAAGATGGAGAAGCGGCACATCAACCGCCGTATCGAGCAGATGCGCGCGGAGGGCACCCGCTTCCGTACCGGTGTCGAGATCGGCCGCGACATCAACGCCCGCGACCTGAAGAAGCGGTACGACGCGATCGTGATCGCCGCCGGCGCCACGACCGCCCGTGACCTGCCGGTGCCGGGCCGCGAGCTCAAGGGCATCTACCAGGCCATGGAGTACCTGCCCCTGGCGAACAAGGTCCAGGAAGGTGACTACGTCACCGCCCCGATCTCGGCCGAGGGCAAGCACGTCGTCGTCATCGGCGGCGGTGACACCGGCGCGGACTGCGTGGGCACCGCCCACCGCCAGGGCGCGGCCTCCGTCACCCAGCTGGAGATCATGCCCCGCCCGAACGACGAGCGGCACCCGACCAACCAGCCCTGGCCGACCTTCCCGATCCTCTACAAGGTCACCTCGGCCCACGAGGAGGGCGGCGAGCGGATCTACTCCGCCTCCACCACCCACTTCGAGGGCGACGAGGACGGCAACGTCCAGTGGCTGCACCTGGCCGAGGTCGAGTTCGTCGACGGCAAGCTGACGCAGAAGCCGGGCACCGAGCGCAAGATCCCGGCCCAGCTGGTCACCCTCGCCATGGGCTTCACCGGCACCGACCGGGACAACGGCCTGGTCGAGCAGTTCGGCCTGGACCTCGACGCACGCGGTAACATCGCCCGCGACGCCGACTTCCAGACCAACGTGCCGGGTGTGTTCGTCGCCGGTGACGCCGGCCGCGGCCAGTCCCTCATCGTGTGGGCGATCGCGGAGGGCCGCTCGGCCG
Above is a genomic segment from Streptomyces fodineus containing:
- a CDS encoding glutamate synthase subunit beta, with the translated sequence MADPKGFLNHGREVAQTRPVGDRVKDWNEVYVPGSLLPIISKQASRCMDCGIPFCHNGCPLGNLIPEWNDYAYREDWAAAQERLHATNNFPEFTGRLCPAPCESACVLGINQPPVTIKNVEVSIIDKAWDAGTVAPQIPERLSGKTVAVIGSGPAGLAAAQQLTRAGHTVAVYERADRVGGLLRYGIPEFKMEKRHINRRIEQMRAEGTRFRTGVEIGRDINARDLKKRYDAIVIAAGATTARDLPVPGRELKGIYQAMEYLPLANKVQEGDYVTAPISAEGKHVVVIGGGDTGADCVGTAHRQGAASVTQLEIMPRPNDERHPTNQPWPTFPILYKVTSAHEEGGERIYSASTTHFEGDEDGNVQWLHLAEVEFVDGKLTQKPGTERKIPAQLVTLAMGFTGTDRDNGLVEQFGLDLDARGNIARDADFQTNVPGVFVAGDAGRGQSLIVWAIAEGRSAARGVDRFLTGASDLPAPIRPTDRALAV